In the genome of Lactuca sativa cultivar Salinas chromosome 3, Lsat_Salinas_v11, whole genome shotgun sequence, the window TGGTAAACTCCcttctcaaaccgaaaagaacccTAATGTCAATGTGGTGACCTTGAGAAGTGGAAAACAAACCGGAGAAAATAGTTCGAAGAAgccaagggaagaagaggaagaaacaGAGATCGTCCCGATTGAATATCCCGTAGCCAAGAATGATACACAAGTCGGAGCCCCAAAGAAGACTATCCCTCTAGTGACACCAGTAGCCACTCACCCACCGTTCCCCTCCCGACTTGCAACTTCAAAGAATaatatggaggagaaagagatCTTGGACACCTTCCGAAAGGTGGAAGTAAACATTCCTTTACTTGATGCAATCAAACAAATTCCGAGATATGAAAAATTCTTGAAGGAGCTTTGCACCAACAAGAGAAAGTTGAAAgggaatgagaaaatctcgatGAACGAAAATGCATATGCGGTTTTACAAAGGAAGCTTCCACCCAAGTATAAAGATCCCGGAATGTTCACGGTCCCTTGCAAGATTGGAGATGTCACTTTTAGTAGTGCTATGCTTGATCTTGGTGCCTCTATCAATGTCATGCCTTACTCGGTGTATGAATCATTGAATGTCGGACCCTTAAGTGAAACCGGTGTCATAATATCTCTTGCGGCTAAATGGGGTGACTTTCCTAGAGGTGTTTTGGAAGATGTCCTAGTACAAGTAAATCAATTGGTCTTCCCAgcggatttctatgtgattgaccTAGATGAAAAGTATCCTCAAAATCGGGTATAATCTTACTTAGGAGACCATTCTTGAAGACGGCTAGAACAAAGATTGATGTGTATGCGGGAAGCTTAACAATGGAATTTGATAGTGAAACAATAAGTTGTAACATTTATGATGCTATGAGATATCCTAGTGATGTTTCATCTTTGTGCTTCATAGATGTTGTCGAACCGTTGAATCAAGAATTGTTCAAGTTGTGTGATGATGACATGTTGGAGATGGTTTTGAGCAAGGGGTTTGATTGTGCAAAATTAGCTAAGAAATTGAAGCTCTACTCGCTAGACCTCGAAATTGAAAGATTTTGGAGATCAAGAAGACCACCCAATTTAGTTTGAAGCAAATTGAATTACCTCAAACTCACACAAGATTGCCACCCTCCCTTGTCCAACCGCCAGAATTAGAATTGAAGGTCCTTCCTGAACATCTGAAGTATGCGTACTTGGGAGACAACGAGACTCTTCCGGTTATCATTTCAACTCACCTAACCAAGTGTGAAGAAGAACAGCTCCTCAAGGTGTTGAGGCAACATAAAGAAGCAATGGTTTGGACGATTGCGGATATCAAGGGTTTGAGTCCCTCCACTTGTATGCACAAAATATTAATGGAAGATGAATGTAAGCTGAGTAGAGACACGCAAAGAAGGTTGAATCCGCCAATGATGGAAGTGGTCAAGAAAGAGATTTTGAAGCTCCTAGATGCGGGAATGATCTATCCAATCTCGGATAGCAAATGGGTGAGCCCGATTCAAGTCGTGCCAAAGAAGACGGGAATCACGGTGGTCAAAAACAACAAAGGTGTGATGGTCCTCACCCATGTGCAAAACGGGTAgagagtatgtattgactaccgcacactcaatgcaagcacaagaaaagatcattttgcattgcctttcattgaccaaatgttagaaaggttggcTGGGAAATCTCATTATTGTTGTCTCGACGGGTATTTCGGTTTTCACCAAATCTCGGTGGCACCGGAGAACCAAGAAAAGAAAACATTTACATGTCCATTTGGTACTTTTGCATACCGGAGAATGCCATTCAGATTATGTAATGCCCCGACCACTTTCCAACATTGTATGGTTAGTATCTTTTCGGAATATGCCGAAAATATAATTGAAGTTTTCATGGATGACTTTACAGTATATGGAACCTCCTTTCAAGAGTGTTTGACCAATCtcaccaaaattttaaaaagatgcattgaaacaaatttggttttaaattttgagaaatgtcatttcatgttgagtcaaggtctcattttgggtcacattgtgtCAAAGAAAGGAATTGAGGTAGATAAAGCCAAGATAGATGTTATCTAAAGCTTACCTTACCCGACTTGTGTTCAGGAAGTTCGTTCTTTTTTGGGCCATGCAGGTTTCTACCGacgattcatcaaggatttttcaaagataacaagaccaatgGGCCAACTCTTGCAAAAGGAGGTCAATTTCGAGTTCAATGAGGCGTGCAAAGAAGCTTTCAACAAGCTTAAAGAGTTTCTTACATCCGCCCCCATCACAAATTGGGATCTCCCCTTTGAGATCTtgtgtgatgcaagcaactaTGCATAGGCGtcattttgggtcaaaagaatgggAGGGCCTCCCATGTGATCTACTACGCATCGATAACActagacaatgctcaaagcaactactctacTATGGAGAAGGAGCTATTGTCCATAGTGTTCGCCTTGGAGAAATTTAGACAATACCTGCTTGGTACCAAGGTCATAGTGTATTCGGATCACGCAGCACTTAAGTActtgatgaagaagaaagatgcAAAGCCTAGACTCATCCGGTGGATTTTATAGTTACAAGAATTTGACATGGAAATCCAGGACAAGAGCGGATGTGAGAACCTTGTTGCCGATCATCTAAGCCGGATCACttcaaatgaaactcctctccTGTTGCGGGATGAGTTTTCGGatgagcatctcttttccctCACTCAATCTACTCCTTGGTATGCCGATATCAttaactttttggtcacaaagaggtatcccgacacattcacacgtgctcaaaaagacaagttgaaaagtgatgcaaaatactatgtgtgggatgaaccttatttgtggaaacattgtcTCGAGCAAATCATTAGGCGATGTGTGCCCCCAACAAGAGCACCAACCCATTTTGCAATTATGTCATGAATTTGCTTGTGGCGGACACTTCGGACCTAGCCGGACTTTGAGAAAGGCCCTTGAGTGTGGATTATTTTGACCAACCATGTCACGCGATTGTTACGTGTTTTGCAAAAGTTATGAGCGG includes:
- the LOC111889145 gene encoding uncharacterized protein LOC111889145, with translation MGDIVTSIRKLESHGKLPSQTEKNPNVNVVTLRSGKQTGENSSKKPREEEEETEIVPIEYPVAKNDTQVGAPKKTIPLVTPVATHPPFPSRLATSKNNMEEKEILDTFRKVEVNIPLLDAIKQIPRYEKFLKELCTNKRKLKGNEKISMNENAYAVLQRKLPPKYKDPGMFTVPCKIGDVTFSSAMLDLGASINVMPYSVYESLNVGPLSETGVIISLAAKWGDFPRGVLEDVLVQTARTKIDVYAGSLTMEFDSETISCNIYDAMRYPSDVSSLCFIDVVEPLNQELFKLCDDDMLEMILEIKKTTQFSLKQIELPQTHTRLPPSLVQPPELELKVLPEHLKYAYLGDNETLPVIISTHLTKCEEEQLLKVLRQHKEAMVWTIADIKGLSPSTCMHKILMEDECKLSRDTQRRLNPPMMEVVKKEILKLLDAGMIYPISDSKWVSPIQVVPKKTGITVVKNNKGVMVLTHVQNG